A genomic segment from Thermoanaerobaculia bacterium encodes:
- a CDS encoding zinc-ribbon domain-containing protein: MIVACPACAAKYRYDEARFDGKPSKKIRCTKCENAFDIVNPAGGIGPSRAAADVRPAAPGPPPPPGG, from the coding sequence TTGATCGTCGCGTGTCCGGCCTGCGCCGCGAAGTATCGGTACGACGAGGCGCGCTTCGACGGCAAGCCGTCGAAGAAGATTCGCTGCACGAAGTGCGAAAACGCTTTCGACATCGTCAACCCTGCCGGGGGGATCGGGCCATCCCGTGCGGCGGCCGACGTCCGCCCCGCGGCGCCGGGCCCCCCCCCCCCCCCCGGGGGG